In Erpetoichthys calabaricus chromosome 4, fErpCal1.3, whole genome shotgun sequence, one genomic interval encodes:
- the LOC127527351 gene encoding NACHT, LRR and PYD domains-containing protein 3-like produces the protein MEEGAAEKCERIWTEQLFRKSPVSVNPVNIIVVSGVMGIGKTTMVQKIMYDWAGGTQYQRFAFVFLFKFRELNHLDNENEPQMSLTKLIVRHYKYLNDGRLKEVLHKPETLLFIFDGLDEYKHKLDFKQCQLCSNPDDEVPLHILVTSLVSQTLLKGCTVLITSRPRVLENIDIKRADRVMEILGFFPEQRLMYCKKFFDDADVGTKAFQYMEKNTILYSMCFNPSYCWMICSALKSHFMTPEKEQGVAPRTVTEIFVLFLHNILTNHREEIKNQQMILVKLGKMAFYGVENRIHVFNEKQGISTFGLQTVLSSPYLSGLLQRQSTLEHTTYVFYQFTLQEFMAACSFYLEPSGDMEEMLEKWNSCKDDRFEIVTRFMTGLAWCSVLKTVERILGKFEGKTIQRIQEWMKHKTKMTLRGGDKSEALRVCQWLCETQNKELIRDAIGKDLKMNFSVMTLSPLDCAVLASVISCCGELKELDLSQTPLTPQCITRLVPGLSCCSKVWLRSCCLTARCCSALSLTISAPNSQLTELMLDNNNMEDSGVEQLCEGLRSANCKLEELRLWSCGLTSACCSALSSVLSSPNSRLTELSLSNNNLGDSGARQLSEGLRSDNCKLETLWLQNNGISRDEKENLRSLQEELRWSGRQLTINT, from the exons ATGGAGGAAGGAGCAGCAGAGAAATGTGAGCGAATCTGGACTGAGCAGCTGTTTAGGAAAAGTCCTGTTAGTGTTAATCCAGTAAATATCATAGTGGTCAGTGGGGTGATGGGAATTGGGAAGACCACCATGGTACAGAAGATCATGTATGACTGGGCCGGAGGCACTCAGTACCAGAGGTTTGCATTTGTGTTCCTGTTTAAATTCAGAGAGCTTAACCACTTAGACAATGAGAATGAGCCACAAATGTCACTGACCAAACTgattgtaaggcactataaatatcTGAATGATGGTAGACTGAAAGAAGTGCTACATAAACCAGAAACTCTCCTTTTTATATTCGATGGACTGGATGAGTACAAACACAAACTGGACTTCAAACAGTGTCAGCTCTGCTCAAACCCAGATGATGAGGTCCCTCTCCATATCCTGGTCACCAGCCTGGTTAGTCAGACATTACTGAAGGGCTGTACAGTCCTGATAACAAGCAGACCAAGAGTCTTGGAGAACATAGACATAAAGAGAGCTGATCGAGTTATGGAGATCCTGGGGTTCTTCCCTGAGCAAAGGCTGATGTATTGTAAGAAGTTCTTTGATGATGCTGATGTGGGCACCAAGGCTTTTCAGTACATGGAGAAGAACACCATCCTGTACTCCATGTGCTTCAACCCCTCGTACTGCTGGATGATCTGCTCTGCACTGAAGAGCCACTTCATGACACCTGAAAAAGAGCAAGGAGTTGCCCCCAGAACTGTCACTGAGATCTTCGTGCTGTTCCTTCACAACATCCTGACTAATCACAGAGAAGAAATCAAAAACCAGCAGATGATTCTGGTCAAACTGGGGAAAATGGCCTTTTATGGGGTGGAAAACAGGATTCATGTGTTTAATGAAAAGCAAGGGATATCCACCTTTGGTCTCCAGACAGTCCTGTCCTCTCCCTACCTCTCTGGGTTACTGCAGAGGCAAAGCACCTTAGAGCATACAACATACGTGTTCTACCAGTTCACCCTGCAGGAGTTCATGGCTGCCTGCTCCTTCTACCTTGAGCCATCAGGGGACATGGAAGAAATGCTGGAGAAGTGGAACTCATGTAAAGATGACCGATTTGAGATTGTTACTCGATTTATGACAGGACTGGCTTGGTGTTCTGTGCTTAAAACAGTGGAGAGAATCCTGGGGAAGTTTGAAGGGAAGACCATACAGCGAATACAGGAGTGGATGAAGCATAAAACTAAAATGACACTGCGAGGGGGAGATAAAAGTGAAGCTCTGCGGGTGTGTCAGTGGCTCTGTGAGACTCAGAATAAGGAGTTAATTAGAGACGCCATTGGGAAGGATTTAAAGATGAACTTTAGTGTGATGACTTTATCTCCTCTGGACTGTGCTGTTCTGGCCTCTGTTATTAGCTGCTGTGGAGAGCTTAAGGAACTTGACCTATCACAGACACCTCTGACCCCACAGTGTATCACGAGACTGGTGCCGGGGCTCAGCTGCTGCAGTAAAGTCTG GCTAAGGTCATGTTGTCTCACTgccagatgttgctcagctctctccttgACTATCTCTGCTCCAAACTCACAGCTGACTGAACTGATGCTGGACAACAACAACATGGAGGACTCAGGAGTGGAGCAGCTGTGTGAGGGACTCAGGAGTGCAAACTGCAAACTGGAGGAACTACG GTTGTGGTCTTGTGGTCTCACCTCGGCctgctgctcagctctctcctcggtCCTCTCGTCTCCAAACTCACGGCTGACTGAACTGAGTCTGAGCAACAACAACCTGGGAGATTCAGGGGCTCGTCAGCTGAGTGAGGGGCTCAGGAGTGACAACTGTAAATTAGAGACATTATG GCTGCAGAACAACGGGATCAGTCGAGATGAGAAGGAGAACCTGAGGTCACTACAGGAGGAGCTGAGGTGGTCTGGACGGCAGCTGACTATCAACACATGA